In one window of Pseudomonas chlororaphis subsp. chlororaphis DNA:
- the cheR gene encoding protein-glutamate O-methyltransferase CheR: MSTGNLDFEQFRVFLEKACGILLGENKQYLVSSRLNKLMEQQGIKSLGELVQRIQSQPRSGLREMVVDAMTTNETLWFRDTYPFEVLKNKVLPEAIKASPNQRLRIWSAACSSGQEPYSLSMSIDEFEKTNMGQLKMGVQIVATDLSGTMLNNCKTGEYDSLAIGRGLSADRLQRYFDPKGPGRWVVKAPIKSRVEFRSFNLLDSYASLGKFDVVFCRNVLIYFSAEVKKDILMRIHSTLKPGGYLFLGASEALNGLPDHYQMVQCSPGIIYQAK, from the coding sequence TTGTCTACGGGTAATTTGGATTTCGAACAGTTCCGGGTGTTCCTGGAAAAAGCCTGTGGGATCTTGCTGGGTGAGAACAAGCAATATCTGGTGTCGAGCCGTCTCAACAAACTGATGGAACAGCAAGGCATCAAGTCCCTCGGGGAGCTGGTTCAGCGCATTCAGTCCCAGCCGCGCAGCGGTTTGCGAGAGATGGTGGTCGACGCCATGACCACCAACGAAACCCTGTGGTTTCGCGATACCTATCCATTCGAGGTGTTGAAGAACAAGGTCTTGCCGGAGGCGATCAAGGCCAGCCCCAACCAGCGCTTGCGCATCTGGTCGGCGGCCTGTTCCTCGGGGCAGGAACCCTATTCGTTGTCCATGTCGATCGACGAGTTCGAGAAGACCAACATGGGGCAACTGAAGATGGGGGTGCAGATCGTTGCCACCGACCTGTCCGGGACCATGCTGAACAACTGCAAGACCGGCGAGTACGACAGCCTGGCGATCGGTCGCGGTTTGTCGGCCGATCGCCTGCAGCGCTATTTCGATCCCAAGGGGCCGGGGCGCTGGGTGGTCAAGGCGCCGATCAAGAGCCGGGTCGAGTTCCGCTCGTTCAACCTGCTGGACAGCTATGCCAGCCTGGGCAAATTCGATGTCGTGTTCTGCCGCAATGTGCTGATCTACTTCTCCGCCGAGGTGAAGAAGGACATCCTGATGCGCATTCACAGCACCCTGAAGCCGGGTGGTTACCTGTTTCTCGGGGCTTCCGAGGCGCTCAATGGATTGCCCGACCACTACCAGATGGTCCAGTGCAGCCCTGGGATCATTTACCAGGCGAAGTAA
- a CDS encoding chemotaxis protein CheV: MAGVMDSVNQRTQLVGQNRLELLLFRLDGQQLYGINVFKVREVLQCPKLTLMPKSSPVVCGVANIRGATIPILDLAMATGSGGLQDLSNPFVIITEYNTKTQGFLVRSVERIVNMNWEEIHPPPKGTGRDHYLTAVTRVDNQLVEIIDVEKVLAEVAPTPETISVGVVDVETQHKAVSLRVLTVDDSSVARKQVTRCLQTVGVEVVALNDGRQALDYLRKLVDEGKKPEEEFLMMISDIEMPEMDGYTLTAEIRNDPRMQKLHIILHTSLSGVFNQAMVKKVGADDFLAKFRPDDLASRVVDRIKAADNS; encoded by the coding sequence ATGGCTGGTGTAATGGATTCGGTGAACCAGCGCACGCAACTGGTAGGGCAGAATCGCCTTGAGCTGTTGTTGTTCCGTCTCGACGGGCAGCAGCTCTATGGGATCAACGTGTTCAAGGTTCGGGAGGTGCTGCAATGCCCCAAACTGACGTTGATGCCCAAATCCAGTCCTGTGGTGTGCGGTGTCGCGAATATTCGTGGGGCGACCATTCCGATCCTGGACCTGGCGATGGCCACCGGTTCAGGCGGGTTGCAGGATCTGAGCAACCCCTTTGTCATCATCACTGAGTACAACACCAAGACCCAGGGGTTTCTGGTGCGGTCGGTCGAGCGCATCGTCAACATGAACTGGGAGGAGATCCATCCGCCACCCAAGGGGACGGGGCGCGATCACTACCTGACGGCGGTGACGCGGGTCGACAATCAGTTGGTGGAAATCATCGACGTCGAGAAGGTGCTGGCCGAGGTCGCGCCGACGCCCGAGACCATTTCGGTCGGTGTGGTGGATGTCGAGACTCAGCACAAGGCTGTTTCACTGCGGGTACTGACGGTCGATGACTCGTCGGTGGCGCGCAAGCAGGTCACGCGTTGCTTGCAGACCGTGGGGGTCGAGGTGGTGGCCTTGAACGACGGCCGACAGGCGCTGGATTACCTGCGCAAGCTGGTCGACGAGGGCAAGAAACCTGAAGAAGAGTTTCTGATGATGATCTCCGACATCGAGATGCCGGAGATGGACGGCTACACCCTCACGGCCGAAATACGCAACGATCCACGCATGCAAAAGCTGCATATCATCCTGCATACTTCGTTGTCAGGTGTATTCAATCAGGCGATGGTGAAGAAGGTCGGTGCCGATGACTTCCTTGCCAAGTTTCGTCCTGATGACCTGGCATCCCGGGTTGTCGACCGGATCAAAGCAGCAGATAACAGCTAG